One bacterium genomic region harbors:
- the apbC gene encoding iron-sulfur cluster carrier protein ApbC, translating into MSLNEQAILDALRVIKDPDLHQDIVSLGFIKNLAIENGKVRFDIELTTPACPVKDQFKTQAEAEVKKLSGVSAVEVKMTSNVRQASTGIQNLNMPSVKNLIAVASGKGGVGKSTVSANLALALAKTGAKVGLMDADVYGPSIPRMLGVMGQQPATDPLTKKMVPFEKHGIKFMSVGMLQADSDTALIWRGPMASKLIQQFLGGVEWGELDYLLIDLPPGTGDIQLTLTQSAPLAGAVIVTTPQDVARTITQKGLRMFQQVQVPIIGIVENMSGFVCEHCHEVTPIFKKGGGKKMAEEVVVPFLGELPLEPTIAADGDYGVPTVAAHPDSPSGKAYALIARQMASQLSIINEATGKVSNRPREVDTKDPQVTTITWDDGSLMRYPNRYLRSMCPCAQCVNEVTGERMINLASIDPAVRIVGVAPVGRYALHFQWSDGHGTGLYSFETLRKLGE; encoded by the coding sequence ATGAGCCTCAACGAACAAGCCATCCTCGACGCCCTTCGGGTCATCAAAGATCCCGACCTCCACCAGGACATCGTGTCGCTCGGTTTCATCAAGAACCTGGCCATCGAAAACGGCAAGGTCCGGTTCGACATCGAGCTCACCACTCCCGCCTGCCCGGTCAAGGACCAGTTCAAGACCCAAGCCGAGGCCGAGGTGAAGAAGCTCTCCGGCGTTTCCGCCGTCGAGGTCAAGATGACCTCCAACGTGCGCCAGGCCTCCACCGGCATCCAGAACCTCAACATGCCTTCAGTGAAGAACCTCATCGCGGTAGCCTCGGGCAAAGGCGGCGTGGGCAAGTCGACGGTTTCCGCCAACCTAGCCCTGGCCCTGGCCAAGACCGGCGCCAAGGTCGGGCTCATGGACGCCGACGTCTACGGCCCCTCCATCCCCCGCATGCTGGGCGTCATGGGCCAGCAGCCGGCCACCGACCCCCTGACCAAGAAGATGGTCCCCTTCGAGAAGCACGGCATCAAGTTCATGTCCGTCGGCATGCTCCAGGCCGATTCCGACACCGCCCTTATCTGGCGCGGACCGATGGCCAGCAAGCTCATCCAGCAGTTCCTGGGCGGGGTGGAATGGGGCGAGTTGGACTACCTCCTCATCGACCTTCCCCCGGGCACCGGGGACATCCAATTGACCCTCACCCAATCCGCTCCCCTGGCCGGGGCCGTCATCGTGACCACCCCCCAGGACGTGGCCCGCACCATCACCCAAAAGGGTCTCCGGATGTTCCAGCAGGTCCAGGTGCCCATCATCGGTATCGTGGAGAACATGAGCGGCTTTGTCTGTGAGCATTGTCATGAAGTGACCCCCATCTTCAAGAAGGGCGGGGGCAAGAAGATGGCGGAGGAAGTGGTGGTGCCCTTCCTGGGTGAACTGCCCCTGGAGCCCACCATCGCCGCTGACGGGGACTACGGCGTGCCCACGGTCGCCGCCCACCCCGACTCCCCTTCCGGCAAGGCCTACGCCCTCATCGCCCGTCAAATGGCCTCCCAGCTCTCGATCATCAACGAGGCGACCGGCAAGGTCTCCAACCGTCCCCGGGAAGTGGACACCAAGGATCCCCAGGTCACCACCATCACCTGGGACGACGGGAGCCTCATGCGCTACCCCAACCGTTATCTGCGGAGCATGTGTCCCTGCGCCCAATGCGTGAACGAAGTGACGGGCGAACGGATGATCAACCTTGCCTCCATCGACCCGGCGGTACGCATCGTGGGGGTCGCCCCCGTGGGACGTTACGCCCTCCATTTCCAATGGTCCGACGGCCATGGGACGGGCCTTTATTCCTTCGAGACCCTGCGCAAACTCGGGGAATAA
- a CDS encoding phosphoglucomutase/phosphomannomutase family protein, producing MAKITFGTSGWRAILADEFTFANVRIAVAAIAQHLQQSGEAGKGVVVAGDYRFLSEEFMKVTAQVLAGHGIKSFVCPVGTPTPTVSYELLRRGCAGAINFTASHNPAQYQGLKFNGSDGGPAPVQVTMALEALTESLAVKNAKVPEMNEEQAREKGLIVDIDPKEEYFKRIREFVRFDALKKARMKVVVDLMHGNGAGYLDALLQESGVTLKVLHSNRDPFFGGHHPEPGGEELKEAVQMVRTWPAHMGLANDGDADRFGIIDSDGTYITPNEVLAILFDHLLETRDWKGCVVRTVATTHLIDEIAKAHNVPLKETPVGFKYIAEIMAKEPIIIGGEESGGLTVHGHVPEKDGILACLLMAEVVASAGKNLSAVLKGLHQKYGAFYSDRLNLKLRDGLKEVMTAKLKDNPPAEIAGLKVAQIVRKDGTKFLLENGEWLMVRFSGTEPLMRCYMEARTLEGLERLRQAGQELTRA from the coding sequence GTGGCTAAAATCACCTTTGGAACTTCAGGTTGGCGGGCCATCCTGGCCGATGAATTCACCTTTGCCAACGTCCGCATCGCCGTGGCCGCCATCGCCCAGCACCTGCAACAGAGCGGGGAAGCGGGCAAGGGCGTGGTGGTGGCCGGGGACTACCGGTTCCTCTCCGAAGAGTTCATGAAGGTGACCGCCCAGGTCCTGGCCGGCCATGGCATCAAGTCCTTTGTCTGCCCGGTGGGGACGCCGACCCCAACCGTTTCTTATGAGCTCCTGCGTCGTGGCTGTGCCGGCGCCATCAATTTCACCGCTTCCCACAACCCGGCCCAGTACCAGGGCCTCAAGTTCAACGGCTCCGATGGAGGCCCGGCCCCGGTCCAGGTGACCATGGCGCTGGAGGCCCTCACCGAGAGCCTTGCGGTGAAGAACGCCAAGGTCCCCGAGATGAACGAGGAGCAGGCCCGGGAAAAGGGATTGATCGTCGATATCGATCCGAAAGAGGAATATTTCAAGCGCATCCGCGAGTTCGTCCGGTTCGACGCGCTCAAAAAAGCCCGCATGAAGGTGGTCGTGGACCTGATGCACGGCAACGGGGCCGGTTACCTGGACGCCCTTCTCCAGGAGTCGGGGGTCACCTTGAAGGTCCTTCATTCGAACCGGGACCCTTTCTTCGGCGGTCATCATCCCGAACCCGGGGGGGAAGAACTGAAGGAAGCCGTTCAGATGGTGCGGACCTGGCCCGCCCATATGGGCCTTGCCAATGACGGGGATGCGGACCGGTTCGGCATCATCGATTCGGATGGGACCTACATCACCCCCAACGAGGTGCTGGCCATCCTCTTTGACCACCTGTTGGAGACCCGGGATTGGAAGGGTTGCGTGGTGCGGACCGTGGCCACCACCCACCTGATCGACGAGATCGCCAAAGCCCACAACGTGCCGCTGAAGGAAACCCCGGTGGGATTCAAGTACATCGCCGAGATCATGGCCAAGGAACCCATCATCATCGGAGGCGAGGAATCGGGCGGATTGACCGTCCACGGCCACGTGCCGGAAAAGGACGGGATCCTGGCCTGCCTGCTCATGGCCGAAGTGGTGGCCAGCGCGGGCAAGAACCTCTCGGCCGTCCTCAAGGGCCTTCACCAGAAATACGGCGCCTTTTATTCGGACCGTTTGAACCTCAAGCTCCGGGACGGCCTGAAAGAGGTCATGACCGCCAAGCTCAAGGACAACCCGCCCGCCGAGATCGCGGGCCTCAAGGTGGCCCAGATCGTCCGAAAGGACGGGACCAAGTTCCTCCTCGAGAACGGCGAATGGCTGATGGTGCGTTTTTCCGGGACCGAGCCCCTGATGCGTTGTTATATGGAAGCCAGGACCTTGGAGGGCCTGGAACGCCTCCGCCAGGCCGGCCAGGAACTGACCCGTGCCTAA
- the cutA gene encoding divalent-cation tolerance protein CutA codes for MKYLVVLVTTPDRKTSEKLSRGLVAHQMAACVNIVPGVRSRYRWKGKVETAREELLLIKTGRSKLSALTRWVRENHPYTVCEVVALPIRGGSEAYLDWIAASLA; via the coding sequence ATGAAATACCTGGTCGTCCTAGTGACCACTCCCGACCGCAAGACCAGTGAAAAACTTTCCCGGGGCTTGGTGGCCCATCAAATGGCCGCTTGCGTGAACATCGTGCCGGGCGTTCGGAGCCGTTACCGCTGGAAGGGAAAGGTCGAGACCGCCCGCGAGGAATTGCTCCTCATCAAGACAGGCCGATCGAAATTGTCCGCCCTCACCCGGTGGGTGCGTGAGAACCATCCTTACACCGTTTGCGAGGTCGTGGCCCTGCCCATCCGGGGCGGGAGCGAAGCCTACCTAGATTGGATCGCCGCCAGCCTGGCCTGA
- a CDS encoding mannose-1-phosphate guanyltransferase, producing the protein MKAVIMAGGFGTRMRPLTINIPKPMLPMVNRPMMEIIVDLLKKHKLNDMISVVFYQPEIITEYFRDGADFGIQMAYKAAESDLGTAGSVKNCQSMIGKERFVVISGDVLTDFDLTAALKFHEQNKAKATMVLTRVENPLAFGVVITAKDGKIERFLEKPTWGEVFSDTVNTGIYILEPEVLDLFPEKTEYDFSKNLFPLMLKEGMPLYGYIAQGYWADIGNLDQYRIAHQDIFAGKVEVGIPGSRQNKMGKEIWTGKGCHIDPSAQLSGTVVLGDNCNIGKNARISNSVLGDGCQVEEGVVLTNATVWRNVQIGAEAQARECVISSGTDVHEKASIFEGAIISDNCSIGKEAVIKAGVKVWPNKVVEDGAQLSTSLIWGDKWSRSIFGQHGVTGMAGIDITPEFASKLGAAYGASLPKGSTVVTARDIHKTSRMINRALISGILSSGVNVHDLQDMPISVARYAVPKLSNAGGLHTRKSPFDKQYIDIKFFDNRGLALSSGKEKGIENLFYREDFRRATMEETGELSFPHRLLEFYHEGFLEALDVKAIAEAKPKVVIDYAFSAAAPIFPWLLGKLGCEVVALNAYMDETKLTKTQDEFNAALKQLSDIVPTLKANFGVLFDAGAEKIFVVDEKGHLLHGTELLALFSLYTYNRTPGAKTVVPVNGSQILDDLAKAKGGKLQRTRINYYSLMEAAAQKDVAFAGESDGGLIFPKFAPIMDAMMSTAKLMEVIALEKKPISHYLEQLPKKIQVSQKVPCSWEMKGTIMRHLIEDTANEKRELIDGVKLTLNGSSVMILPDADMAIFHVSAESETEKKAQELVASFSEKIKKWQG; encoded by the coding sequence ATGAAAGCCGTCATCATGGCCGGCGGGTTCGGAACCCGCATGCGGCCCCTTACCATCAATATTCCCAAGCCCATGCTCCCCATGGTCAACCGGCCCATGATGGAGATCATCGTGGACCTGCTCAAGAAGCACAAACTCAACGACATGATCAGTGTGGTCTTCTACCAGCCCGAGATCATCACCGAGTATTTCCGCGACGGGGCCGACTTCGGCATCCAGATGGCCTACAAGGCCGCCGAAAGCGACCTGGGGACCGCCGGATCCGTCAAGAACTGCCAGTCGATGATCGGCAAGGAACGCTTCGTCGTCATCTCGGGGGACGTTCTGACCGACTTCGACCTGACCGCCGCCCTCAAGTTCCACGAACAGAACAAGGCCAAGGCCACCATGGTCCTGACCCGGGTGGAGAACCCGCTGGCCTTCGGGGTGGTCATCACGGCCAAGGACGGCAAGATCGAGCGCTTCCTCGAGAAGCCCACCTGGGGCGAGGTCTTCTCGGACACCGTCAACACCGGCATCTATATCCTGGAACCCGAGGTGCTGGACCTCTTCCCCGAAAAGACCGAGTACGATTTCTCCAAGAACCTTTTCCCCCTGATGCTCAAGGAGGGGATGCCCCTTTACGGCTATATCGCCCAAGGCTATTGGGCGGACATCGGCAACCTGGACCAATACCGCATCGCCCACCAGGACATCTTCGCGGGCAAGGTGGAGGTGGGCATCCCGGGTTCCCGTCAGAACAAGATGGGCAAGGAGATCTGGACGGGGAAGGGGTGCCATATCGACCCCTCGGCCCAGCTCTCGGGCACGGTGGTGCTGGGGGACAACTGCAACATCGGGAAGAACGCCAGGATCAGCAACTCGGTATTGGGCGACGGTTGCCAGGTGGAAGAGGGCGTGGTGCTGACCAACGCCACCGTTTGGCGCAATGTCCAGATCGGAGCCGAGGCCCAGGCGAGGGAATGCGTCATCTCCTCGGGCACCGATGTGCACGAGAAGGCCTCCATCTTCGAGGGTGCCATCATCTCGGACAACTGCTCGATCGGGAAGGAAGCGGTCATCAAGGCCGGCGTCAAGGTCTGGCCCAACAAGGTGGTGGAGGACGGGGCCCAGCTTTCCACCTCGCTCATTTGGGGCGACAAGTGGTCCCGGTCCATCTTCGGCCAGCACGGCGTGACCGGCATGGCGGGCATCGACATCACGCCCGAGTTCGCGTCCAAGCTGGGCGCGGCCTACGGGGCGTCCCTCCCCAAGGGCTCCACGGTCGTCACCGCCCGGGACATCCACAAGACCAGCCGCATGATCAACCGGGCCCTCATCTCGGGCATCCTCTCCTCGGGCGTCAATGTGCACGACCTGCAGGACATGCCCATCTCGGTGGCCCGCTACGCCGTGCCCAAGCTCTCCAACGCCGGGGGCCTTCACACCCGCAAGAGCCCCTTCGACAAGCAGTACATCGACATCAAGTTCTTCGACAATCGGGGGTTGGCCCTTTCCTCCGGCAAGGAGAAGGGCATCGAGAACCTCTTTTACCGGGAGGATTTCCGTCGGGCCACCATGGAGGAGACCGGGGAACTGTCCTTCCCGCACCGCCTGCTCGAGTTCTACCACGAAGGCTTCCTGGAAGCCCTCGACGTGAAGGCCATCGCCGAGGCCAAGCCCAAGGTGGTCATCGATTACGCCTTCTCCGCGGCCGCCCCCATCTTCCCCTGGCTGTTGGGCAAGTTGGGCTGCGAGGTGGTGGCCTTGAACGCCTATATGGACGAGACCAAGCTCACCAAGACGCAGGACGAGTTCAACGCGGCCCTCAAGCAATTGTCCGATATCGTGCCGACCCTCAAGGCCAACTTCGGCGTGCTTTTCGACGCCGGGGCCGAGAAGATCTTCGTAGTGGACGAGAAGGGGCACCTGCTCCACGGGACCGAACTCCTGGCCCTTTTTTCCCTCTATACCTACAACCGGACCCCCGGGGCCAAGACGGTGGTGCCGGTCAACGGATCCCAGATCCTGGACGACCTGGCGAAAGCCAAGGGCGGCAAGCTCCAGCGCACCCGCATCAACTATTACTCGCTCATGGAAGCGGCGGCGCAAAAGGACGTGGCCTTCGCCGGGGAATCGGACGGCGGGCTCATTTTCCCGAAGTTCGCGCCCATCATGGATGCCATGATGTCCACGGCCAAATTGATGGAAGTGATCGCGCTGGAAAAGAAGCCCATTTCCCATTACCTCGAGCAACTGCCCAAGAAGATCCAGGTCAGCCAGAAGGTGCCCTGTTCCTGGGAAATGAAGGGCACCATCATGCGCCATCTCATCGAGGACACGGCCAACGAGAAGCGGGAGCTCATCGACGGGGTCAAGCTCACCTTGAACGGGTCCTCGGTCATGATCCTGCCCGACGCCGACATGGCCATCTTCCACGTGAGCGCCGAGTCCGAGACCGAGAAGAAGGCCCAGGAATTGGTGGCGTCGTTCTCGGAGAAGATCAAGAAGTGGCAAGGATGA
- a CDS encoding AAA family ATPase, producing MASRKPKKNKKSLPNGKVLTAYRHLGLKQDPFTTLSLQGHNLDFFIGREDLLDRLLSLALSVSNVGVAGEPGVGKSSLMQALRARVPSAYHTVAIGVPLDDASYFLNELLREILVAIPKVPGIKAQDLHRKLESGELSKNAVFSVIRSLVSKLRKPLLVFVDDLEKIKGDRVHHLTRSEKTLQLLEELKALLELPNIAFVMALQEEFYSKVNQVVREGAEPTVLGLFKNVVLVEKFTPDQLKDILALRLSKAGWKTPVEDFLEPEALTLALALSSGNARRFVFLLSEAMYRGFKRGGRRVEFQDLFEAVNEHLKLDLVCKKLLYFLAKSGRAVASNQDLQAFMGLDMISIARRLEILTKNRLAEMVDVAGGAKVYALPGQGQGPAPTPSAQVQVSRTAEGEKVYRLLDENSN from the coding sequence ATGGCTTCCCGCAAACCCAAGAAGAACAAAAAGAGCCTGCCCAATGGAAAGGTCCTGACCGCCTACCGCCATTTAGGACTGAAGCAGGACCCTTTCACGACCCTTTCGCTCCAAGGCCACAACCTCGATTTTTTCATCGGTCGGGAAGACCTGTTGGACCGGCTCCTTTCCCTGGCCCTGTCCGTTTCCAACGTGGGAGTGGCCGGCGAGCCGGGGGTGGGGAAGAGCAGCCTGATGCAGGCCTTGCGGGCGCGGGTCCCCTCGGCCTACCACACGGTCGCCATCGGTGTGCCCCTGGACGACGCTTCCTACTTCCTCAACGAACTGTTGCGTGAGATCCTGGTGGCCATCCCGAAGGTCCCGGGCATCAAGGCCCAGGACCTGCACCGGAAACTGGAATCGGGCGAGTTGAGCAAGAACGCCGTCTTTTCGGTCATCCGTTCCCTGGTCTCCAAGCTCCGGAAACCCCTCTTGGTCTTTGTGGATGATCTGGAGAAGATCAAGGGCGACCGGGTCCATCACCTGACCCGGTCCGAGAAGACCCTCCAGCTTTTGGAGGAATTGAAGGCCCTCCTCGAGCTTCCCAACATCGCTTTCGTCATGGCCCTGCAGGAGGAGTTCTATTCCAAGGTGAACCAGGTGGTCCGGGAGGGGGCGGAGCCCACGGTGCTCGGTCTTTTCAAGAACGTGGTGCTGGTCGAAAAATTCACCCCGGATCAGTTGAAGGACATCCTGGCCTTGCGGCTCTCCAAAGCGGGGTGGAAAACCCCCGTGGAGGATTTCCTGGAGCCCGAGGCCCTCACCCTGGCCCTGGCCCTGTCCTCGGGCAATGCCCGGCGGTTCGTCTTCCTGCTCTCCGAGGCCATGTACCGGGGCTTCAAGCGCGGGGGGAGGCGGGTGGAGTTCCAGGACCTTTTCGAGGCGGTGAACGAGCACCTGAAACTGGACCTGGTCTGTAAGAAGCTCCTTTACTTCCTGGCCAAGTCGGGGCGGGCGGTGGCTTCCAACCAGGACCTGCAGGCCTTCATGGGGCTGGACATGATCTCGATCGCCCGCCGCCTGGAGATCCTCACCAAGAACCGCCTGGCCGAGATGGTGGATGTGGCCGGCGGGGCCAAGGTCTACGCCCTTCCGGGCCAGGGCCAGGGACCGGCCCCGACCCCTTCCGCCCAGGTCCAGGTCTCCCGGACCGCCGAAGGGGAGAAGGTCTACCGCCTGTTGGACGAGAACTCGAACTGA
- a CDS encoding adenylate/guanylate cyclase domain-containing protein has product MLKHFPVLEKILPKLKAAFPMAVLWLLLTVGAGILAAQFIDDPVIVEVLALMVGALLLFWWALLAWRIRNAVLLETQDLFFTHQMVSYNFPKVTGSMPWNTALLMEKLVEGSAQEYRTLQEKAKLSNQTLEKYVGTSVTERATKKALGSELGGELRKVYVLFSDVRGFTSMTEQLKPEETVEILNKMFQGMEEVITQGGGDINKYIGDAIFAYFRRPYGNEEEPARAVLRTAIRMQDRFELLNQSFKVAYSREVKIGLGIGITAGEAIVGNLGSTNRMEFTLIGDTVNMASRLCGVAKHGQVLVNEEMAKACRDSFTLSPLSPMQIKGKSEMQTPYLVQGERLGIGR; this is encoded by the coding sequence ATGCTCAAGCATTTTCCCGTCCTCGAAAAGATCCTGCCCAAGTTGAAGGCTGCGTTCCCTATGGCCGTTCTGTGGCTTCTCTTGACCGTGGGCGCGGGCATCCTGGCCGCCCAGTTCATCGATGATCCGGTCATCGTGGAAGTCTTGGCCCTGATGGTCGGTGCCCTGCTGCTTTTCTGGTGGGCGTTACTGGCCTGGCGGATCCGCAACGCCGTTCTCCTGGAGACCCAGGACCTCTTTTTCACCCACCAAATGGTCTCCTACAACTTCCCCAAGGTGACGGGGTCCATGCCGTGGAACACGGCTCTTCTGATGGAGAAGCTCGTCGAGGGAAGCGCCCAGGAATACCGGACGCTCCAGGAAAAAGCCAAGCTCTCGAACCAGACCCTGGAGAAATACGTGGGGACCTCCGTGACGGAAAGGGCCACCAAGAAGGCCCTGGGCTCCGAATTGGGCGGGGAGCTCCGGAAGGTCTATGTGCTTTTCTCCGACGTGCGTGGTTTCACCAGCATGACCGAGCAACTGAAGCCCGAGGAAACGGTGGAGATACTGAACAAGATGTTCCAGGGGATGGAGGAAGTGATCACCCAGGGTGGGGGGGACATCAACAAGTACATCGGGGACGCCATCTTCGCCTATTTCCGCCGCCCCTATGGGAACGAGGAGGAGCCCGCTCGGGCGGTGCTACGCACCGCGATCCGTATGCAGGACCGGTTCGAGCTTTTGAACCAATCCTTCAAGGTGGCCTATAGCCGGGAGGTGAAGATCGGCCTGGGGATCGGCATCACGGCGGGGGAGGCCATCGTGGGCAATCTGGGCTCGACCAACCGGATGGAATTCACCCTCATCGGTGACACGGTGAACATGGCCTCTCGGCTCTGCGGGGTGGCCAAGCACGGACAGGTGCTGGTGAACGAGGAGATGGCCAAGGCGTGCCGGGATTCCTTCACCCTTTCACCGCTTTCGCCCATGCAGATCAAAGGTAAAAGCGAGATGCAGACCCCCTATTTGGTGCAGGGAGAGCGATTGGGCATCGGCCGGTAG
- a CDS encoding cytochrome c/FTR1 family iron permease — translation MKKLAGTLALLFLLGAFLIPSLTRHPAQAEESPEKSPRFLVHLMDYLAVDYGGAVKNGKVISLSEYKEQTDFSKTALDLARSLPELKASTEIPLLVEHVDRLIRAKADPQTVAAAARQAQAKVIQWVDLPVAPAQWPNLTTGRMLFQNNCAKCHGTEGRGDGPSAKGLETKPANFQDLTKMRELSPFQVFNTARLGVPNTPMAGFPNFSDEDTWNLAFYIISLRYQDNPEDTAALFQELKARSKLKDGDLLKSVASSSDEALAQRFSLSADQGGKTLAALRLHSNQNSPAASLDLASSLLDAAFRDYQAFHFDSAAKKAVRSYLEGIEPIESRLRADDPRAVGDLEEAMGLVRSGMNSQKPPKEVALAVTKAQDLIQQARKTLGQQGSSPGLTFLLAFGILIREGFEAALLIVALLGVIRVSGAQKAARWVHGGWLAAVGLGILAWFFSGWLMGLSGMGRELMEGVTGVVTVLILLYLGFWLHSRTEITRWKQFIEVQVKAAVEERNLIQLAFISFLAAFREAIETVLFLRAIWLEGGMDTKTALGAGVVAAFAAVLVLGWVLVHFSTRIPIKTLFNISSIIMVLLAVILTGKAAHSFQEVDLLSVTLSPLALHSDWLGLYPTRETLLAQWVVLALSVFLWIRGKKPPQKA, via the coding sequence TTGAAAAAACTCGCCGGCACCTTGGCCCTTCTCTTCTTGCTGGGTGCCTTTCTCATTCCAAGTCTTACCCGGCATCCGGCCCAGGCCGAGGAAAGCCCGGAGAAATCCCCCCGGTTCCTCGTCCATCTCATGGACTACCTGGCGGTGGATTATGGCGGGGCGGTCAAGAACGGCAAGGTCATCAGCCTGAGCGAATACAAGGAACAGACCGACTTCTCCAAGACCGCCCTGGACCTAGCCCGCTCCCTTCCGGAACTAAAGGCCTCCACCGAGATCCCCCTGCTCGTCGAACACGTGGACCGATTGATCCGGGCCAAGGCCGACCCGCAGACCGTGGCCGCCGCCGCCCGGCAGGCCCAGGCCAAGGTCATCCAATGGGTGGACCTTCCCGTCGCCCCCGCTCAATGGCCCAACCTCACCACAGGGCGCATGCTTTTCCAGAACAATTGCGCCAAGTGCCACGGAACCGAGGGCCGCGGCGACGGCCCCAGCGCCAAGGGTTTGGAGACAAAACCCGCCAACTTCCAGGACCTGACCAAGATGCGGGAACTCTCCCCCTTCCAGGTCTTCAACACGGCACGCCTCGGGGTCCCCAACACACCCATGGCGGGATTCCCCAATTTCTCCGATGAGGACACCTGGAACCTGGCCTTCTATATCATCTCCCTGCGCTACCAGGACAACCCGGAGGACACCGCCGCCCTTTTCCAGGAATTGAAGGCCCGCTCCAAGCTGAAGGATGGTGATCTCCTGAAATCGGTCGCCAGTTCCTCCGATGAAGCCCTTGCCCAGAGGTTCTCCCTTTCCGCGGACCAAGGAGGGAAAACCCTGGCGGCCCTCCGGCTCCACTCCAACCAGAATTCCCCGGCCGCCTCCCTCGACCTGGCCTCTTCCCTGCTGGACGCGGCCTTCCGGGATTACCAGGCCTTCCACTTCGATTCCGCGGCCAAAAAGGCGGTCCGATCCTATCTGGAAGGCATCGAACCCATCGAATCCCGCTTGAGGGCCGACGATCCCCGGGCGGTCGGCGACCTGGAGGAAGCGATGGGCTTGGTGCGTTCCGGCATGAATTCCCAAAAGCCGCCCAAGGAAGTGGCCTTGGCCGTGACCAAGGCCCAGGACCTCATCCAACAGGCCCGCAAGACCCTGGGACAACAGGGTTCCTCCCCCGGCCTGACCTTCCTGCTCGCCTTCGGCATCCTCATTCGCGAAGGTTTCGAGGCCGCCCTCCTTATCGTGGCCCTGCTGGGCGTGATCCGGGTGTCGGGCGCGCAAAAAGCGGCCCGCTGGGTGCATGGCGGCTGGCTGGCGGCGGTGGGGCTGGGCATCCTGGCCTGGTTCTTTTCGGGATGGCTGATGGGCTTGAGCGGGATGGGGCGTGAATTGATGGAAGGCGTCACCGGAGTGGTGACCGTCCTGATCCTTCTTTACCTGGGCTTCTGGCTCCACAGCCGCACGGAGATCACCCGATGGAAACAATTCATTGAGGTCCAGGTCAAGGCCGCGGTGGAGGAACGGAACCTCATCCAACTGGCCTTCATCTCGTTCCTGGCGGCCTTCCGGGAGGCCATCGAGACCGTCCTTTTCCTGAGGGCCATCTGGCTGGAGGGCGGCATGGACACCAAGACCGCGCTCGGGGCCGGGGTCGTGGCGGCCTTTGCGGCGGTCCTCGTCCTGGGTTGGGTCCTCGTTCACTTCAGCACCCGGATCCCCATCAAGACCCTGTTCAACATCTCCTCGATCATCATGGTCCTATTGGCGGTCATCCTGACCGGAAAGGCCGCCCACTCCTTCCAGGAAGTGGATCTCCTGTCCGTGACCCTTTCACCCCTGGCCCTGCATTCGGATTGGCTGGGGCTCTACCCCACGCGGGAAACACTGCTGGCCCAATGGGTCGTCCTGGCCCTGAGCGTTTTCCTGTGGATCCGGGGCAAAAAACCGCCCCAAAAAGCCTAG